The Xanthomonas sp. DAR 34887 genome has a segment encoding these proteins:
- a CDS encoding 2OG-Fe(II) oxygenase codes for MSDPTPDFIEVFDDAMTREDCAAIMRRLRGSAQLRPGEVGSGVFPELKHSRDLRISGLEPWRDVEQRLQQAVFAGLLGYLRKYPQALISPLMLQVPGADGQPHRLGADDFALLDDAALSNLARTCLRPGAINLQWYAAGEGGYPYWHCELYPRDPSAETLHRHLLWTLYLNDDFQDGETEFLFQQRKIAPRAGSLLIAPTAFTHTHRGNRPQGGDKFIATSWILFQSAQALYGRE; via the coding sequence ATGTCCGATCCCACTCCCGATTTCATCGAAGTCTTCGACGACGCCATGACCCGCGAGGACTGCGCCGCGATCATGCGCCGCCTGCGCGGCAGTGCGCAGCTGCGGCCGGGCGAGGTCGGCAGCGGCGTGTTCCCCGAACTCAAGCACAGCCGCGACCTGCGCATCAGCGGCCTGGAGCCGTGGCGCGACGTGGAACAGCGGCTGCAGCAAGCGGTGTTCGCCGGCCTGCTCGGCTATCTGCGCAAGTATCCGCAGGCGCTGATCTCGCCGCTGATGCTGCAGGTGCCCGGCGCCGACGGCCAGCCGCACCGGCTCGGCGCCGACGACTTCGCGCTGCTCGACGACGCGGCGCTGTCCAACCTGGCCCGCACCTGCCTGCGTCCGGGCGCGATCAACCTGCAATGGTATGCCGCGGGCGAGGGCGGCTATCCGTACTGGCACTGCGAGCTGTACCCGCGCGATCCCAGCGCTGAGACCCTGCACCGGCACCTGCTGTGGACGCTGTACCTCAACGACGATTTCCAGGACGGCGAAACCGAGTTCCTGTTCCAGCAGCGCAAGATCGCGCCGCGCGCCGGCAGCCTGCTGATCGCGCCGACCGCGTTCACCCACACCCACCGCGGCAACCGCCCGCAGGGCGGCGACAAGTTCATCGCCACCAGCTGGATCCTGTTCCAGTCGGCGCAGGCGCTTTATGGCCGGGAGTAG
- a CDS encoding class 1 fructose-bisphosphatase — MSRTSLTRFLIEEQHAGRIGPELRQLITIVSRACKRISIAVSKGALGGVLGDAGTGNVQGEAQKKLDVLSNDILLEANAWGGHLAACASEEMDHSQPVPDKYPSGDFLLLFDPLDGSSNIDVNVSVGTIFSVLRAPPGTDKPGDEHFLQPGTAQVAAGYCIYGPSTMLVLTLGHGTHAFTLEREEGSFLLTQADMRIPEDTAEFAINMSNQRHWEAPMQRYVADLLAGSEGARGKNFNMRWIASMVADVHRILTRGGIFIYPWDKKDPGKAGKLRLMYEANPMGLLVEQAGGAASTGRERILGLQPEQLHQRVPVFLGSKNEVAEAVRYHVEHGGAQG; from the coding sequence ATGTCGCGAACCTCGCTGACCCGCTTCCTGATCGAAGAACAGCACGCCGGCCGCATCGGCCCGGAGCTGCGCCAGCTCATCACCATCGTCTCGCGCGCCTGCAAGCGCATCTCCATCGCGGTCAGCAAGGGCGCCCTGGGCGGCGTGCTCGGCGACGCCGGCACCGGCAACGTGCAGGGCGAAGCGCAGAAGAAGCTGGACGTGCTCAGCAACGACATCCTGCTCGAAGCCAACGCCTGGGGCGGGCATTTGGCTGCCTGCGCGTCGGAGGAGATGGACCACAGCCAGCCGGTGCCCGACAAGTATCCCAGCGGCGACTTCCTGCTGCTGTTCGATCCGCTGGACGGCAGCTCCAACATCGACGTCAACGTCTCCGTCGGCACCATCTTCTCGGTGCTGCGCGCGCCGCCCGGCACCGACAAGCCCGGCGACGAACACTTCCTGCAGCCCGGCACCGCCCAGGTCGCCGCCGGCTACTGCATCTACGGCCCCAGCACCATGCTGGTGCTGACCCTGGGCCACGGCACCCACGCCTTCACCCTGGAACGCGAGGAAGGCAGCTTCCTGCTGACCCAGGCCGACATGCGCATCCCCGAAGACACCGCCGAATTCGCGATCAACATGTCCAACCAGCGCCACTGGGAAGCGCCGATGCAGCGCTACGTCGCCGACCTGCTGGCCGGCAGCGAAGGCGCGCGCGGCAAGAACTTCAACATGCGCTGGATCGCCAGCATGGTCGCCGACGTGCACCGCATCCTGACCCGCGGCGGCATTTTCATCTACCCGTGGGACAAGAAGGACCCGGGCAAGGCCGGCAAACTGCGCCTGATGTACGAAGCCAATCCGATGGGCCTGCTGGTGGAACAGGCCGGCGGCGCCGCCAGCACCGGCCGCGAGCGCATCCTGGGCCTGCAACCCGAGCAGTTGCACCAGCGCGTGCCGGTGTTCCTGGGCTCGAAGAACGAGGTGGCCGAGGCGGTGCGGTACCACGTGGAGCATGGCGGGGCGCAGGGCTGA
- a CDS encoding ExbD/TolR family protein, whose protein sequence is MAFSTAGNRGPLSDINVTPLVDVMLVLLIIFIVTALLVTRPITMNLPQLVDTPQRPLEPPPPIQLRLDASGQLFWNASPLPLADLQPRLQEAMAQAAGNTPELRIEANPDAEYEVMAKVLAAAKNAQVDRIGFVQ, encoded by the coding sequence ATGGCTTTCAGTACCGCTGGGAACCGGGGACCGTTGTCGGACATCAATGTCACACCGCTGGTCGATGTCATGTTGGTGCTGTTGATCATCTTCATCGTGACCGCACTGCTGGTGACGCGGCCGATCACGATGAACTTGCCGCAGCTTGTCGATACGCCGCAGCGGCCGCTCGAGCCGCCGCCGCCGATCCAGTTGCGCCTGGACGCCAGCGGCCAGCTGTTCTGGAACGCCAGTCCCCTGCCCTTGGCCGACCTGCAGCCGCGACTGCAAGAGGCGATGGCGCAAGCCGCCGGCAACACGCCGGAACTGCGCATCGAAGCCAACCCCGATGCCGAGTACGAGGTGATGGCCAAGGTGCTGGCCGCGGCCAAGAACGCGCAGGTGGACCGCATCGGCTTCGTGCAGTAA
- the cls gene encoding cardiolipin synthase, whose product MFVFATLQNTWDWLTGIPHFGAYLTAAYLLYILWLSGWIVLQKREPAATLSWVLSLAALPYLGFVIYYLLGPQKVKRQRLRRGRSRSGMEHYSSVCPPDADCTELAKIAQATTGLAPSSATTAQWLVDGAATYDAIVRDIAAAQHHVHLEYYIFNPDRSGTRIRDALVERARAGVKVRLLLDAVGSSQVRKRFLQPLLDAGGEAVWFHPTQLLRPFKFKRPWVNLRTHRKIVVIDGRIGFTGGINVTDEENEALRTDAYRDLHVRCEGHVVRSLQLVFVEDWLYATRQGRDTFDMAQIWPHDMPGRDEGAIQAQVLVSGPDSSWESIHRMQVAAIYEAQRRVWLVTPYFVPGEAARMALTSAALGGLDVRLLVPKRSDSRLVTLAARSYFDELLQAGVKIYEYGPRMLHSKALIVDDALCIVGSANFDNRSFRLNFEVAAMFRDRKLTQELATLVGREIADAVQVRDDRKRSLWRYRLPEALARLTSPLL is encoded by the coding sequence ATGTTCGTATTCGCGACCCTGCAGAACACCTGGGACTGGCTGACCGGCATCCCCCATTTCGGCGCCTACCTCACCGCCGCCTACCTGCTGTACATCCTGTGGCTGAGCGGCTGGATCGTGCTGCAGAAACGCGAACCGGCGGCCACGCTGAGCTGGGTGCTCTCGCTGGCCGCGCTGCCCTATCTGGGCTTCGTCATCTATTACCTGCTCGGGCCGCAGAAGGTGAAGCGGCAGCGCTTGCGCCGCGGCCGTTCGCGCTCGGGCATGGAGCACTACAGCAGCGTGTGCCCGCCCGACGCCGATTGCACCGAGCTGGCCAAGATCGCCCAGGCCACCACCGGCCTGGCGCCGAGTTCGGCGACCACCGCGCAATGGCTGGTGGACGGCGCCGCCACCTACGACGCGATCGTGCGCGACATCGCCGCCGCGCAGCACCACGTGCACCTGGAGTATTACATCTTCAACCCCGACCGCAGCGGCACGCGTATCCGCGACGCGCTGGTCGAACGCGCCCGCGCCGGGGTGAAGGTGCGCCTGCTGCTGGACGCGGTGGGTTCCTCGCAGGTGCGCAAGCGCTTCCTGCAACCGCTGCTCGACGCCGGCGGCGAAGCGGTCTGGTTCCACCCCACCCAGCTGCTGCGCCCGTTCAAGTTCAAGCGGCCGTGGGTGAACCTGCGCACGCACCGCAAGATCGTGGTGATCGACGGGCGCATCGGCTTCACCGGCGGCATCAACGTCACCGACGAAGAAAACGAGGCGCTGCGCACCGACGCCTATCGCGATCTGCACGTGCGTTGCGAGGGCCACGTGGTGCGCAGCCTGCAGCTGGTGTTCGTCGAGGACTGGCTGTACGCCACCCGCCAGGGCCGCGACACGTTCGACATGGCGCAGATCTGGCCGCACGACATGCCCGGCCGCGACGAAGGCGCGATCCAGGCGCAGGTGCTGGTGTCCGGGCCGGATTCGTCGTGGGAAAGCATCCACCGCATGCAGGTGGCGGCGATCTACGAGGCGCAGCGGCGGGTGTGGCTGGTGACGCCGTATTTCGTTCCCGGCGAAGCCGCGCGCATGGCGCTGACCTCGGCCGCGCTGGGCGGGCTCGACGTGCGCCTGCTGGTGCCCAAGCGCAGCGATTCGCGGCTGGTGACGCTGGCCGCGCGCTCGTATTTCGACGAGTTGCTGCAGGCCGGGGTCAAGATCTACGAATACGGCCCGCGCATGCTGCACAGCAAGGCGCTGATCGTCGACGACGCGCTTTGCATCGTCGGCAGCGCCAACTTCGACAACCGCAGTTTCCGGCTCAACTTCGAGGTGGCGGCGATGTTCCGCGACCGCAAGCTGACCCAGGAACTGGCCACGCTGGTCGGCCGCGAGATCGCCGATGCGGTGCAGGTGCGCGACGACCGCAAGCGCTCGCTGTGGCGCTACCGGCTGCCCGAAGCGCTGGCGCGGCTGACTTCGCCGTTGCTGTAG
- a CDS encoding ExbD/TolR family protein, with protein sequence MAFSSGGGRGPMADINVTPLVDVMLVLLIIFIVTAPIMTYPIDVDLPQRVINPPPQLRDPPPPIDLRIDASNQLFWNNSPVAVTALPQMMENEVQRDPTNQPELRIDANPDSEYEVMAKVLAAAKNSDMKKIGFVQQ encoded by the coding sequence ATGGCATTCAGCTCAGGAGGCGGCCGTGGTCCCATGGCCGACATCAACGTCACGCCGCTGGTCGACGTGATGCTGGTGCTGTTGATCATCTTCATCGTGACCGCGCCGATCATGACGTATCCGATCGACGTGGACCTGCCGCAGCGAGTGATCAACCCGCCGCCGCAGTTGCGCGATCCGCCGCCGCCGATCGATCTGCGGATCGATGCGTCGAACCAGCTTTTCTGGAACAACAGCCCGGTGGCTGTGACGGCGCTTCCGCAAATGATGGAAAACGAAGTACAGCGCGATCCGACCAACCAGCCGGAGCTGCGCATCGATGCCAATCCGGATTCCGAATACGAAGTGATGGCCAAGGTGCTGGCCGCCGCCAAGAATTCGGACATGAAAAAGATCGGCTTCGTGCAGCAATAA
- a CDS encoding PA0069 family radical SAM protein, which yields MSTAIKGRGAGSHLPGRFERTISQAEDDGWHPDDSEEFAAPRLRTEVREETARSIISRNQSPDVGFSQSVNPYRGCEHGCSYCFARPSHAYLNLSPGLDFETRLFAKTNAPELLRRELAKPGYVPSPIALGINTDAYQPIERKLQLTRRLIEVLWETRHPFSLITKNALVERDLDLLVPLARENLVSVHFSVTSLDPRLSARLEPRASAPHARLRAMRTLHEAGVPVGVMVAPVIPWINDHELEAVLEAAHAAGAGSAGYVLLRLPHEVAPLFRDWLQAHHPDRAAHVMSTVQQLRGGKDYDATFGKRMRGEGVYADLLTRRFALAHKRLGYAERARPALDCSRFVKPLPPRAPSPQGVLF from the coding sequence ATGAGCACGGCCATCAAGGGACGCGGCGCCGGCAGCCACCTGCCCGGCCGCTTCGAACGCACCATCAGCCAGGCCGAGGACGACGGCTGGCACCCCGACGACAGCGAGGAATTCGCCGCGCCGCGGCTGCGCACCGAGGTGCGCGAGGAGACCGCGCGCAGCATCATCAGCCGCAACCAGTCGCCGGACGTGGGCTTCTCGCAGTCGGTCAATCCGTACCGCGGTTGCGAACACGGCTGCAGCTACTGCTTCGCCCGCCCCAGCCACGCCTACCTGAACCTGTCGCCCGGGCTGGACTTCGAGACCCGCCTGTTCGCCAAGACCAATGCGCCGGAGCTGCTGCGCCGCGAACTGGCCAAGCCCGGCTACGTGCCCAGTCCGATCGCGCTGGGCATCAACACCGACGCCTACCAGCCGATCGAGCGCAAGCTGCAGCTGACCCGCCGGCTGATCGAAGTGCTGTGGGAAACCCGCCATCCGTTCTCGCTGATCACCAAGAACGCGCTGGTCGAGCGCGACCTGGACCTGCTGGTGCCGCTGGCGCGCGAAAACCTGGTCAGCGTGCATTTCTCGGTGACCTCGCTGGACCCGCGCCTGTCGGCACGGCTGGAGCCGCGCGCCTCGGCGCCGCATGCGCGGCTGCGCGCGATGCGCACTTTGCACGAGGCCGGGGTGCCGGTGGGGGTGATGGTGGCGCCGGTGATCCCGTGGATCAACGACCACGAACTGGAAGCGGTGCTGGAGGCGGCGCATGCCGCCGGCGCCGGCTCGGCCGGCTACGTGCTGCTGCGCCTGCCGCACGAGGTCGCGCCGCTGTTCCGAGACTGGCTGCAGGCGCATCATCCCGACCGCGCCGCGCACGTGATGAGCACGGTGCAGCAGCTGCGCGGCGGCAAGGACTACGACGCCACCTTCGGCAAGCGCATGCGCGGCGAAGGCGTCTATGCCGACCTGCTCACGCGGCGCTTCGCGCTGGCGCACAAGCGCCTGGGCTACGCCGAACGCGCGCGCCCGGCACTGGACTGCAGCCGCTTCGTCAAACCGTTGCCGCCGCGTGCGCCATCGCCGCAGGGTGTGTTGTTTTGA
- a CDS encoding pyridoxine 5'-phosphate synthase, protein MTQLSVNVNKIAVLRNSRGGELPSVLEAARACLDAGAHGITVHPRPDRRHIHAEDVLALAELTRARGVEFNIEGNPFAPPRPGYPGLIPLCAQARPAQATLVPDGDGQLTSDHGFDFGRDSERLRPLIAELKALGCRVSLFVDADNPDLARAAELGADRVELYTGPYADAFERGDAAAPAAFAAAARRAQAAGLGVNAGHDLSQDNLGAFLAAVPQVLEVSIGHALIGEALYAGLDATVKAYLEIVAAAR, encoded by the coding sequence ATGACCCAGCTAAGCGTCAACGTCAACAAGATCGCCGTGCTGCGTAACTCGCGCGGCGGCGAACTGCCGAGCGTACTCGAGGCGGCGCGCGCCTGCCTGGACGCCGGCGCGCACGGCATCACCGTGCATCCGCGCCCGGACCGGCGCCACATCCACGCCGAGGACGTCCTGGCGCTGGCCGAACTGACCCGCGCGCGCGGCGTCGAATTCAACATCGAAGGCAACCCGTTCGCCCCACCGCGGCCCGGTTATCCCGGCCTGATACCGCTGTGCGCGCAAGCGCGCCCGGCGCAGGCCACCCTGGTCCCGGACGGCGACGGGCAACTGACCTCCGACCACGGCTTCGACTTCGGTCGCGACAGCGAGCGGCTGCGCCCGCTGATCGCCGAACTGAAAGCGCTGGGCTGCCGGGTCAGCCTGTTCGTCGATGCGGACAACCCCGACCTGGCACGTGCCGCCGAACTCGGCGCAGACCGCGTGGAACTCTACACCGGACCGTATGCGGACGCGTTCGAGCGGGGCGACGCCGCGGCGCCGGCCGCCTTCGCCGCAGCCGCCCGCCGGGCCCAGGCCGCCGGACTCGGCGTCAATGCCGGCCACGACCTGTCCCAGGACAACCTCGGCGCGTTCCTGGCCGCGGTGCCGCAGGTGCTGGAGGTGTCGATCGGACATGCGCTGATCGGCGAGGCGCTGTACGCAGGGCTGGATGCCACGGTGAAGGCGTATCTGGAGATCGTGGCTGCCGCGCGGTAG
- a CDS encoding LysE family translocator, with the protein MSLHVWWMFLLTVFVLSGTPGPNMLHVMTRSVRFGVRRSLLAMAGCLLAVVLVLLASAAGLGAVLDASPRLFEVLRYAGVGYLLWLGIAAWRSGEAPLDPQGAPSLAASLSPLQLFRGGLAIGVSNPKLLLFAAAFLPQFVDKAQPQWPQFAILVATFAACELFWYAVYGLGGHGIRRYLSRPGLRRLFDRVVGTIFIGFGIVLLRFRPQ; encoded by the coding sequence ATGAGCCTGCATGTCTGGTGGATGTTCCTGCTGACGGTGTTCGTGTTGTCGGGCACGCCGGGGCCGAACATGCTGCACGTGATGACGCGCAGCGTGCGTTTCGGCGTCCGCCGCAGCCTGCTGGCGATGGCCGGTTGCCTGCTGGCGGTGGTGCTGGTGCTGCTGGCGTCGGCGGCGGGCCTGGGGGCGGTGCTGGACGCGTCGCCGCGCCTGTTCGAGGTGCTGCGCTACGCCGGCGTCGGCTATCTGCTGTGGCTGGGAATCGCCGCCTGGCGCAGCGGGGAGGCGCCGTTGGATCCGCAAGGCGCGCCGTCCCTGGCGGCGTCGCTGTCGCCGCTGCAGCTGTTCCGTGGCGGGCTGGCGATCGGCGTGAGCAATCCCAAGCTGCTGCTGTTCGCCGCCGCGTTCCTGCCCCAGTTCGTCGACAAGGCCCAGCCGCAGTGGCCGCAATTCGCGATCCTGGTGGCCACCTTCGCCGCGTGCGAACTGTTCTGGTACGCGGTCTACGGCCTCGGCGGGCACGGCATCCGCCGCTACCTGTCCCGGCCCGGCCTGCGTCGGCTGTTCGACCGCGTGGTTGGCACCATCTTCATCGGGTTCGGCATCGTGCTATTGCGCTTCCGGCCGCAGTAG
- a CDS encoding ExbD/TolR family protein gives MAFSSGNSGGPMADINVTPLVDVMLVLLIIFIITAPLMSHKVKVELPQANLKQDPDKDEKRSNPITLAVKEDGSLYWNDEPISKEALESRFSTAAQQTPQPPLNLRGDRTTKMRTINEITKIAQGQGMLDVGFVATKEKGN, from the coding sequence ATGGCTTTCAGTAGTGGTAACAGCGGCGGCCCCATGGCCGACATCAATGTCACGCCCCTCGTGGACGTGATGCTGGTGCTGCTGATCATCTTCATCATCACGGCACCGCTGATGTCCCACAAGGTCAAGGTGGAGCTGCCCCAGGCCAACCTGAAGCAGGATCCGGACAAGGACGAAAAACGTTCCAATCCGATCACGCTGGCGGTCAAGGAAGACGGGTCGCTGTACTGGAACGACGAGCCGATTTCCAAGGAAGCCCTGGAATCGCGCTTCTCCACCGCTGCCCAGCAGACCCCGCAGCCGCCGCTCAACCTGCGTGGCGACCGCACGACCAAGATGCGTACGATCAACGAGATCACCAAGATCGCGCAGGGTCAGGGCATGCTGGACGTCGGCTTCGTTGCGACCAAAGAGAAGGGGAACTGA
- a CDS encoding aromatic amino acid transaminase, giving the protein MSFFANVEQVPGDPILGLTEAYNADPRPTKVNLGVGIYYDESGRIPLLRAVEQIERQLAQDAKPRGYLPIDGLPAYDLATQKLLFGAESPLLAAGRVATSQTIGGSGALRVGADLLKKLLSTSTIAISNPSWENHRAVFSAAGFDVVDYTYFDAATHGLNFDGMLADLNKLAPGTVVLLHACCHNPTGADLTQEQWRTVAALLKERNLFPFVDIAYQGFDKGIDEDAYAVRLLAEAGIDSYVVASSYSKSFSLYGERVGALSVVSASAAESKAVQSQVKRIIRTIYSSPSTHGAALVAGVLTSPELRALWEQELTEMRERIHALRAGMVQKLAALGAPEFGFIQQQAGMFSYSGLSKAQVDRLREEFGIYAVGTGRICVAALSQKNLDYVTQAVATVHKG; this is encoded by the coding sequence GTGTCCTTCTTTGCAAACGTGGAACAGGTCCCAGGCGACCCGATCCTGGGCCTGACCGAGGCCTACAACGCCGATCCCCGCCCGACCAAGGTCAACCTGGGCGTGGGCATCTATTACGACGAGAGCGGCCGCATCCCGCTGCTGCGCGCCGTCGAGCAGATCGAGCGACAGCTGGCGCAGGACGCCAAACCGCGCGGCTACCTGCCGATCGACGGCCTGCCGGCGTACGACCTGGCCACGCAGAAGCTGCTGTTCGGCGCCGAGTCGCCGCTGCTGGCCGCCGGCCGCGTCGCCACCTCGCAGACCATCGGCGGCAGCGGCGCGCTGCGCGTGGGCGCGGACCTGCTGAAGAAGCTGCTGTCCACATCGACCATCGCCATCAGCAACCCGAGCTGGGAGAACCACCGCGCGGTGTTCTCGGCCGCCGGCTTCGACGTGGTCGATTACACCTATTTCGATGCGGCCACGCACGGCCTGAACTTCGACGGCATGCTCGCCGACCTGAACAAGCTCGCGCCGGGCACCGTGGTGCTGCTGCATGCCTGCTGCCACAACCCGACCGGCGCCGACCTGACCCAGGAGCAGTGGCGCACGGTCGCCGCGTTGCTGAAGGAACGCAACCTGTTCCCGTTCGTCGACATCGCCTACCAGGGCTTCGACAAGGGCATCGACGAGGATGCCTATGCGGTGCGCCTGCTGGCCGAAGCCGGCATCGACAGCTACGTGGTCGCCAGCTCGTACTCCAAGTCGTTCTCGCTGTACGGCGAGCGCGTCGGCGCGCTGTCGGTGGTCTCGGCCAGCGCGGCCGAGAGCAAGGCGGTGCAGTCGCAGGTCAAGCGCATCATCCGCACCATCTACTCCAGCCCGTCCACGCACGGCGCGGCGCTGGTGGCCGGCGTGCTCACCAGCCCCGAGCTGCGCGCGCTGTGGGAGCAGGAGCTGACCGAGATGCGCGAGCGCATCCACGCGCTGCGCGCCGGCATGGTGCAGAAGCTGGCCGCCCTCGGCGCGCCGGAGTTCGGCTTCATCCAGCAGCAGGCCGGCATGTTCTCCTACTCGGGCCTGAGCAAGGCGCAGGTGGACCGGCTGCGCGAAGAGTTCGGCATCTACGCGGTGGGCACCGGCCGCATCTGCGTGGCCGCGCTGAGCCAGAAGAACCTGGATTACGTGACCCAGGCCGTGGCCACCGTGCACAAGGGCTGA
- a CDS encoding nucleoside 2-deoxyribosyltransferase — translation MAFVHARADNDRPPTTLPSPMIRTLYLAGPDVFRPDAAARGEALKALCHDFGFEGLFPLDQAVPAQIADPAAQARWIYEANIGLIAQADAVLANLDFFRGPEPDSGTCFEVGYAVALGKPVYGYIPDDGSFAQRIRVRHPGAIGADGRVDTHGWHFEEFGLPLNLMLAVPAPLVVGDARRALARLREDLRLDTQTQAR, via the coding sequence TTGGCATTCGTCCATGCGCGCGCCGACAATGATCGCCCACCGACCACCCTGCCCTCGCCGATGATCCGCACGCTGTACCTCGCCGGCCCCGACGTGTTCCGCCCCGATGCCGCCGCCCGTGGCGAGGCATTGAAGGCGCTGTGCCACGACTTCGGATTCGAGGGACTGTTTCCGCTGGATCAGGCGGTGCCGGCGCAGATCGCCGACCCTGCCGCGCAGGCGCGCTGGATCTACGAGGCCAACATCGGCCTGATCGCGCAGGCCGATGCGGTGCTGGCCAACCTGGATTTCTTCCGCGGCCCGGAGCCGGACAGCGGCACCTGCTTCGAGGTCGGCTACGCCGTCGCCCTGGGCAAGCCGGTGTACGGCTACATCCCCGACGACGGCAGCTTCGCCCAGCGCATCCGCGTCCGCCATCCCGGCGCGATCGGCGCCGACGGCCGCGTCGACACCCACGGCTGGCACTTCGAGGAATTCGGCCTGCCGCTCAACCTGATGCTGGCGGTGCCGGCGCCGCTGGTGGTCGGCGACGCGCGGCGCGCGCTGGCGCGGTTGCGGGAGGATCTGCGCTTGGACACGCAGACGCAGGCACGCTGA